A stretch of DNA from Variovorax paradoxus:
CGTACTGCTATCGCCACGATCATGACGGGCAACAGCAACACTGCCCCCGCGCACAATGTCAAAAACAAATCAAACAGACGCTTCACGCCAATATCCTTCTGCAGTCCTTTTCAAGCCCTCGTCAATGGTCATGGGAGGCGTCCACCCCAACAATTCGGTCGTCTTGGAAATGTCGACTTGCAACGAGCCACAGAGTCGTTGTGCGACATGGGCTCGACCCAACATCGAAGCGCCTCGCTCCAGCCAGTTCGCCGGAACAGGGAGCAGTCGCGCAGGCTTTCCCATGGCTTGCCCCAAACGTTCCAACAACTGTGCGGTTGAAAGATCTTCACCGTCCGAAACCAGAAAAGTCTGATTGCCCGCTGCGGGGTGGTGCACGCAAGCGGTCAACAGATCCGCCAAGTTGTCGAGCGACACCATGCTTCTGCGATTGCCGGTAACGCCTCCGAGCGGCAATGGAATTCGACGCGCGACGATGTTCATCATCGTGCGGAAGTTCGCCTTGACGCCTGGGCCGTACACGAGTGGCGGACGAACGATCACCACTTCCATTCCGGTTTGCGTTGCGAGCTCTCGCAAGGCCTGCTCCGCTTCCAGTTTGGAAATGCCGTATGGATCCACCGGAGCTGTCGGCCCATCCGCCGAAAAAGCACTGCCAATCCGCGTTGCTTCTCCGTTGGCTTTGATGGAGCTTACGAAGACAAAGCGTCGCACCCCTGCCTCTGCGGCTTGCCGCGCCAGTCGCAACGTTCCGTGAAGATTCGTGCGCCGATATTCCATCAGTGGATCGCTCGCACCATCCGACATCACATGGACACGGGCGGCGGTATGGATCACTGCGTCGACATTGGCGATGGCTTCTCGCCAGTCGGTTTCCGCACTGAGGTCGCCAACCATCGCGGTTTCGACCTTGAACTTCTCGAGCGCGGGTTCACGGCGAATCGCCGCGCGTACAGGTAGGCCATCAGAGAGCAGCCGCGCAACCAGCGCAGTGCCTACAAAACCCGTCGCTCCTGTTACCAAGATCATCTTGCCTCGCTTTGTTTTTTTGTGGCCGAGGCGGGGAAGGACAGCGACTGAAGCCATCCTTCCAATCGGTTGATCAGCGAGCCGCGCTCGAATTCGCTGGCGCTCAACGCAAGGCCATTCGCGCCCATTGCCTTGCGTTCTTCAGCCGATTTTCTCGAGAGATCCAGAACCGACTTGGCAAGCTCCTTGTGATCCCCCGCGTTGCAAGTCAAACCGGCCGCAGCTTTTTTTACCACGTCGGCACCTTCGCCATTCAGCATCGCCAATACGGGCACGCCCGCGGCCAGATACGACTGGAGCTTGCCAGGAATGGTCATCGAGAAGATCGGCTCGTTCTTCAGGCTGACGAGCAATGCGTCAGCATGTTTGAAGAACGAGGACATTCGCTCCACCGGATGTCGTCCCAGCATATGGACGCACTTTTGCAAGCCGCGCCGCTGGATCTCATCGGTCACCCATTGCGCCATTCGGCCGTCACCGACGATCAACCAACGGATGGTCCGGTGTTCCTTGAGAATTTCCGCCGCTGCGAGGATCGCCGGAAAATCTTGGGCATCGCCGATGTTTCCAGCGAACATCACATCGAAGCTCTCCGCTTGGACCTGCACCTCAGGCGCCGCAACCGCTTGCTCTACATCGAACAGCATCTCGGCCCAACTGGGGAAGTATTCGACTCGGGCGCTTTCGCCCGCGTACTTCCTGATTTGGGGCACAAAGCTCTTCGACTGCGCCAGGATCAGGTCACAGCGCTTGTAGATAAACGACACGAGCCGGCCCACTGAACGCAGGATGAAAGGCGAACGAACCACGCCAATGGCTTCCAGCGTCTCGGGCCAGAGGTCAAGAACCCAGAAAGCCAGCGGTGCCCGCTTTACCGCTCGCAATGCAACTGCAGGTACGCCGACCGTGATGGGCGATGGCTCATAGGCGAGGACCGCGTCAAAGTCGCGCCCTCGCAGCTTCCACAACCCAAGCACGGAGGCACTGATTGCGAAGGTCGCAAAGTTCAGCATCAAACGGATGCCTCCCTTTCCACGCGCAGACATGGGCACCCGGACGACCTCCGCTCCTTCATAGCGCGCGAACATCTCGGGGGCATTGCGGTACGCGGGGAACACTTTGCCGTCGGGGTAGTTGGGCACACCAGTCAGCACAGTGACTTGATGACCACGCCGCACGAATTCGGCGACAAGATCATTGATCCTGAAGTTTTCCGGCCAGAAGTACTGGGAGACGACGAGCAACCGCATAGTGACTTCAGTACTTCTTCCAGACCACGCGGTTCACATAGTCGGTGTAGCTGTGAACGATGCGCAGCACCTTGTCTGACACGTTGGGCATGCTGTAGTCAGCCACCTGGCGCAGGCCGCGCGCCTCGCCTCTCGGCTGGCTCTCCAGAATGGCCAGCCCCTGGCGCACACGGTCTACCTCAAGGCCCACCATCATCACGGCCGCTTCTTCCATGCCTTCGGGCCGCTCGTGGGCCTCGCGCAGGTTGAGCGCCGGGAAATTCAGGATCGACGACTCTTCGTTGATCGTGCCGCTGTCGGACAAAGTGGCGCGTGCCGAAAGCTGCAGCTTCACATAGTCGTGAAAGCCCAGCGGCTTCAACAGGCGCACCTGCGGATGAAAGCGTGCGCCGGTCGCGTCGATGCGTTTCTGCGTGCGCGGGTGTGTTGACACAATGACCGGCAGACCATGGTCTTCGGCCACGGCATTCAGTACCGCCACGAGCTTGCCAAAGGACTGCGGCGACTCGATGTTCTCCTCGCGATGCGCACTGACCACGAAGTACTGCGCGGCCTGCAAGCCCAGGCGCTCCAGTACGTCGGACGCCTCAATGCGCGCGCGATAGTGCGTCAACACCTCGAACATCGGGCTGCCTGTCTTGATGACCAGATCAGGCGGCAGCCCCTCGCGCAACAGGTAGTCGCGCGCGATGGTGCTGTAGGTCAGGTTGACGTCCGCTGTGTGGTCCACGATGCGGCGGTTAGTTTCTTCGGGTACGCGCTGGTCGAAGCAACGGTTGCCAGCTTCCATGTGAAAGATCGGAATCTTGCGGCGCTTGGCGGGAATGACCGAGAGGCAGCTGTTGGTGTCGCCCAGGACCAGCATGGCCTCGGGCTGCACCTCGCCCAACACCTGATCCACTGCGATGATGAGGTTGCCGATGGTGTGCGCCGCGCTCGTGGCGTTGGCTGCGCTGTTCAGGAAGTGATCGGGCCTGCGCACGCCCAGGTCGTCGAAGAAGACCTGGTTGAGTTCGTAGTCGTAGTTCTGGCCGGTATGCACCAGCACGTGGTCGCAGTGCTCGTCGAGCCGGGCCAGCACACGCGACAGGCGGATGATTTCGGGTCGGGTGCCGACCACGGTCATGACTTTGAGTTTTTTCATGGGAGATGGATCCAAAGCCGAGCAACTACAGCGGGCAAGCGAAGGTGTCTGGCCGCGCACGATCGAACACCTCGTTGGCCCAGAGCATCACAACCATTTCTTCGGTGCCGATGTTGGTGATGTCGTGCGTCCAGCCGGGGACGGTTTCGACGATTTCAGACTTGTCGCCCGAGGTCAGCAGCTCATGGGTTTCACCAGTGTGCATGTGCCGGAACTTGAAGCGCGCCTGCCCCTTGATGACGAGGAACTTCTCGGTCTTGCTATGGTGGTAGTGGCCACCCCGCGTGATGCCCGCATGCGCGGTAAAAAACGAGAACTGGCCGGCGTCCGGTGTCTTGAGCATTTCGACGAACACGCCGCGCGCGTCCCCGTGCTGCGGCACGGTGTAGGCAAACGACTCGGGCGGCAGGTAGCTGACGTAGGTCGAATAGAGCGCGCGCACCAAGCCCGTTCCTACGCGATCGGTCATGAGCGTGTTGCGGCTGTCCTTGAACGACTGGATCTGCCGGGCCAGCTCGCCCACCGTGGTGGTGTATTGCGGCGTGACCGTCGCGAAACCGTCTGCGTCCACGGTGGCGTCGGCGCCATCCATGAGCTGGACGAAACGCTCGATGACATCGTCGACATACACCAGCGTGACTGGCGCTGCCGGGTCATTGACCTGGATCGGGAGGTCGCGCGCAATGTTGTGGCAGAAGGTGGCCACGGCCGAGTTGTAGTTGGGCCGGCACCACTTGCCGAACACGTTGGGCAAACGGAAGACGTGGACCGGAATGCCGTGGCTGGCGGCTGCGGCCTGCAGCGCTTCTTCCGCGCCGCGCTTGCTGTTGCCGTACGGGTTGTCGCGGCCCGCTTGCGTGGACGACGTGTAGACGATCGGCACCTTCTTGCCAGTTGCCTTCGCGATGTCGCCGACGGCGTGGCAGAGGCTCTGCGTGAGCTCCGCGTTGCCGGTGGCGAATTCCTGCGGGTCTTGCGGGCGGTTGACGCCTGCGAGGTGGAACACGAAGTCCATGCCCTCCAACAGCGCCGGCAGTTGCTCCACGCTGTGGTCGCGGGTGAAGCAGACCACCTGCACGTCCTTGCGCTCGGCCAGATGCAGCTGCAGATTCTTGCCCACGAAACCGCCGGCGCCGGTAATCAACACCTTCACCGCTTTATCCCTCTGCCACGGCGGATTCACCCCGTGCGATGCGCTTCATGAAGTCGAGCTTGAGCAGTAGCTTCTTCATGCCTTCGACATCGAGGCGGGTGGTGTTGTGCGAGTTGTAGTCTTCGCCGTGCGAACTTTGAGTAATGCGCTTCTCGCCCTGCTCCACATACTTCGCGTAGTTCAGGTCGCGGCCGTCAGGCGGCACGCGGTAGTAATCGCCCTGGTCTTCGGCGCAGGCCATTTCTTCGCGGCTCAGCAGAGCTTCATAGAGCTTCTCGCCATGGCGTGTGCCGATTTCGCGCACTTCGTGATCGAGCTTGCCCATCAATTCCAAGATGGCTTGCGTGAGAACCTGCACCGTGGCGGCGGGCGCCTTCTGCACAAAGATGTCGCCGTTGTTGCCGTGCTCGAAGGCATGCAGCACCAGCTCAACAGCATCTTCCAGCGTCATCATGAAACGGGTCATGGACGGGTCAGTCACGGTGATGGGCTTACCTGCCAAGACTTGCTCAACAAACAGCGGAATGACCGAGCCACGCGACGCCATGACGTTGCCGTAGCGGGTGCCGGAAATAATCGTGTTCGTGCTTTCGAGATTCCGGCTGGCAGCAACCATCACCTTTTCCATCATGGCCTTGCTAATGCCCATGGCGTTGATGGGGTACACAGCCTTATCGGTGCTAAGACATACGACGCGTTTTACGCCTGCCGCAATCGCGGCTTCTAGAACATTCTCGGTGCCGAGTACGTTGGTGCGTACTGCTTGCATTGGGTGAAATTCGCAAGAAGGCACTTGTTTGAGAGCTGCCGCATGAAAGACATAGTCCACCCCACGCATGGCTGCATCGACACTTCGTGAATCCCGAACATCACCAATATAAAACTTGAGTTCGCGATGATTGTGACGCTTGCGCATATCATCTTGTTTTTTTTCATCGCGACTAAAAATCCGAATTTCTCGCAAGCCTGAATTCAAAAACCGGCGTAAAACCGCATTCCCAAAAGAACCAGTTCCACCGGTGATCAGGAGAATTTTATCCTTAAACATAAAATACAACCTTTACTATCTTAAAACCAAAATCTACGCGCGCAGGAATTATTTTCTTATGGAACGGTTTTTTTCACAGCACGCCCAACTTCAAAAATAAACCCCCACGTTTCAGCCGCACATCTAGTCCACGAATATTGCTTCGAGAGGTATTCAGCCTTTTTCGCCAGTGAGTTTCTCAGAGAATCACTAGAGATCATTTTTTCAATCGCAACTCGAATACTCTCTTCATTTTCAGGATCAAAATACAGCCCAGCGTCTTGCAATATTTCCGGCATAGGCCCGCGGTCGGAACAGGCGATAGGTAAGCCTGCCGCCATTGCCTCAACGAGCGTATTAGGCATATTTTCGCAACTGGAGGCGAATATAAATATATTTGCCTTTTTCAAATAATACGGAATCTTCGCGTGTGGCGCCGAATCAAACAATTTGACAAACTCCCCCTCCGGGTCTTCTGCGGAAATTGCTTTATCGAGCAGTACCCTCCCCCTGCCCAAACCGCCTCCGACCAAATCCAAAAAGATCGGATAACCCGCTTTCCGTAACCGCGAAACCGCGCCGACTACGTGCCACTGGTGTTTGTACAAATCGGTATTCGAAACATAGAGACACCGAATACCTTCCTGTGATTCACCAATCAAAAGGCTAGGGCGCGCTCTAAATTCTTCACCAATTCCATGCGGTATGACAACAAATTTCTTTAAATTTCCCGTGAACTTTTGAATTGTAGTCGATGCATATTTCGTTA
This window harbors:
- a CDS encoding UDP-glucose 4-epimerase family protein, which codes for MILVTGATGFVGTALVARLLSDGLPVRAAIRREPALEKFKVETAMVGDLSAETDWREAIANVDAVIHTAARVHVMSDGASDPLMEYRRTNLHGTLRLARQAAEAGVRRFVFVSSIKANGEATRIGSAFSADGPTAPVDPYGISKLEAEQALRELATQTGMEVVIVRPPLVYGPGVKANFRTMMNIVARRIPLPLGGVTGNRRSMVSLDNLADLLTACVHHPAAGNQTFLVSDGEDLSTAQLLERLGQAMGKPARLLPVPANWLERGASMLGRAHVAQRLCGSLQVDISKTTELLGWTPPMTIDEGLKRTAEGYWREASV
- a CDS encoding glycosyltransferase family 4 protein, translating into MRLLVVSQYFWPENFRINDLVAEFVRRGHQVTVLTGVPNYPDGKVFPAYRNAPEMFARYEGAEVVRVPMSARGKGGIRLMLNFATFAISASVLGLWKLRGRDFDAVLAYEPSPITVGVPAVALRAVKRAPLAFWVLDLWPETLEAIGVVRSPFILRSVGRLVSFIYKRCDLILAQSKSFVPQIRKYAGESARVEYFPSWAEMLFDVEQAVAAPEVQVQAESFDVMFAGNIGDAQDFPAILAAAEILKEHRTIRWLIVGDGRMAQWVTDEIQRRGLQKCVHMLGRHPVERMSSFFKHADALLVSLKNEPIFSMTIPGKLQSYLAAGVPVLAMLNGEGADVVKKAAAGLTCNAGDHKELAKSVLDLSRKSAEERKAMGANGLALSASEFERGSLINRLEGWLQSLSFPASATKKQSEAR
- the wecB gene encoding non-hydrolyzing UDP-N-acetylglucosamine 2-epimerase, giving the protein MKKLKVMTVVGTRPEIIRLSRVLARLDEHCDHVLVHTGQNYDYELNQVFFDDLGVRRPDHFLNSAANATSAAHTIGNLIIAVDQVLGEVQPEAMLVLGDTNSCLSVIPAKRRKIPIFHMEAGNRCFDQRVPEETNRRIVDHTADVNLTYSTIARDYLLREGLPPDLVIKTGSPMFEVLTHYRARIEASDVLERLGLQAAQYFVVSAHREENIESPQSFGKLVAVLNAVAEDHGLPVIVSTHPRTQKRIDATGARFHPQVRLLKPLGFHDYVKLQLSARATLSDSGTINEESSILNFPALNLREAHERPEGMEEAAVMMVGLEVDRVRQGLAILESQPRGEARGLRQVADYSMPNVSDKVLRIVHSYTDYVNRVVWKKY
- the wbjC gene encoding UDP-2-acetamido-2,6-beta-L-arabino-hexul-4-ose reductase; the encoded protein is MKVLITGAGGFVGKNLQLHLAERKDVQVVCFTRDHSVEQLPALLEGMDFVFHLAGVNRPQDPQEFATGNAELTQSLCHAVGDIAKATGKKVPIVYTSSTQAGRDNPYGNSKRGAEEALQAAAASHGIPVHVFRLPNVFGKWCRPNYNSAVATFCHNIARDLPIQVNDPAAPVTLVYVDDVIERFVQLMDGADATVDADGFATVTPQYTTTVGELARQIQSFKDSRNTLMTDRVGTGLVRALYSTYVSYLPPESFAYTVPQHGDARGVFVEMLKTPDAGQFSFFTAHAGITRGGHYHHSKTEKFLVIKGQARFKFRHMHTGETHELLTSGDKSEIVETVPGWTHDITNIGTEEMVVMLWANEVFDRARPDTFACPL
- a CDS encoding polysaccharide biosynthesis protein — its product is MFKDKILLITGGTGSFGNAVLRRFLNSGLREIRIFSRDEKKQDDMRKRHNHRELKFYIGDVRDSRSVDAAMRGVDYVFHAAALKQVPSCEFHPMQAVRTNVLGTENVLEAAIAAGVKRVVCLSTDKAVYPINAMGISKAMMEKVMVAASRNLESTNTIISGTRYGNVMASRGSVIPLFVEQVLAGKPITVTDPSMTRFMMTLEDAVELVLHAFEHGNNGDIFVQKAPAATVQVLTQAILELMGKLDHEVREIGTRHGEKLYEALLSREEMACAEDQGDYYRVPPDGRDLNYAKYVEQGEKRITQSSHGEDYNSHNTTRLDVEGMKKLLLKLDFMKRIARGESAVAEG
- a CDS encoding glycosyltransferase family 4 protein gives rise to the protein MAIDASRNRSGGARAHLLGILKAGDPRIRGIAAIHVWSYKQLLDAIPDAPWLIKHSPPELDKSLFRQIWWQYKKFSREIRDAGCDILLSTGAGTFCQFSPSIVMSRDMLSFEGKEMQRYSLFSFARWRLQLLKHLQISSMRRAAAVIFLTKYASTTIQKFTGNLKKFVVIPHGIGEEFRARPSLLIGESQEGIRCLYVSNTDLYKHQWHVVGAVSRLRKAGYPIFLDLVGGGLGRGRVLLDKAISAEDPEGEFVKLFDSAPHAKIPYYLKKANIFIFASSCENMPNTLVEAMAAGLPIACSDRGPMPEILQDAGLYFDPENEESIRVAIEKMISSDSLRNSLAKKAEYLSKQYSWTRCAAETWGFIFEVGRAVKKTVP